The sequence GCTGTCGAGAGAATGAAAGTAATAGGTATCATAGGTCCAATATCTGATCTCAATAAATGCTTGCGTGAAGTGATTTTAAACGGCAGTGTTCACATTATAAATGCATTTAATTATATCAATACTACAAACTTTGCACTATCCCCTTCAGAAGACCATGTAGAAGCATTGGAGGAGATTCCGTATCTCAAGCCATATTCATCAAAAGTAGATTTTTCTGAAGACGAAAGGATGATAAAAACTCTTCTGGATGTTTTCGAAATTGATGACAGTATAAAACAGGAATATGTAAAAGGAGATTATGATTATGGTGAGTATATAAAAGAAATAAAAGCTCTATACGCTAAAGTAGAAAAAGATATAGAGGAAATAAAAAAACAAATGGAATATATCAGAAATGCTACAAATTATATTTCTAATTTACAGCTATTAAAAGACTTTAATGTGGATATAGATTCATTGGTGAATATGAAGCATTTTTCATTCAAACTTATGAGCTTTTCTATAGAGAATTTCCAGAAATTAAGAAAAAATTACGAAAACATTCCGGCAATAGTAAAGAGAATAGCCACATCGCAGGGCAATGTAATAGCATATGCCGTTGTGCCGAAGATTTTGGAAGAGACGGCAGAACGCATATTTAGTTCATTAAATTATACTGAATTAAACTTGCCTGGTGGCTATAAAGGTAATGCCACAACCATTGTAAACGCCTTGAAAAAAGAAATTGAGGATTATAATAATGAAATAGAAAGATTGAGAGGCTCTTTAGCGGCTATAAAATCTCAATACATCGAGAGTTTAAAACAGGCTAAGGCGCGATTGACTATGGAAAAGAATATAGAGGCGTTAAAAGAAGATATAGCGTTTGGCAAAAAGCTATTTTTTATGTTTGGTTTTGTGCCGGTCAGTAAAGTTAATGGTTTAAATAAACTTTTAAATGATTTATTTGGCCCGTCTATTATTACCGTAGTTGAGGACGTAAAAGGAACCAATCCAGTTATTGTACCGCCTACAAGGTTGATAAATTTAAAGATATTTAAGCCTTTTGAATACCTTGTAAAGATGTATGGGGTCCCATCGTATAACGAGGTTGACCCTACAGCTTTTTTTGCTATTACTTATTTATTACTGTTTGGAGCTATGTTTGGTGATATAGGGCAGGGCTTTGTGATATTATTGGCGGGGTTATTGTTAACAGCTAAATTAAAAGGTAGCGATTTTGGTGGGATATTAATAGAACTGGGCGCAAGTTCCATGTTTTTTGGAATTTTATATGGAAGTGTGTTTGGGCTAGAACATGTTTTAGATGCTGTTTTGGTAAGACCTATGCTAAATATAAATACAATGTTAATGGCTGCGGTTGTCATTGGCATAATTTTAATGTCAGTGAGTTTCATTATAAGTCTTATAAATAACAAAAGAAAGGGGGATCTGGAGGAAGGCGTTTTTGGAAGAAATGGCATAGCGGGATTGATATTTTATTGGGTTTTGCTTTTGACTATTTTGTGCGTTATAAATGGGGTTCAAAAATACGTTGGATATCTGATAGTAGTTATGTTGCTGTTGCTGGCTTTAATGGTGTTTAAACAACCTATTGCCAATGGATTGAGAAGACGGGGTATTTTATATGAGGGCCCTGTTGCTGACTATTACATTGAGGAAGGCTTTGGAGTCATAGAGACGCTGTTATCGATGGTATCCAACACCATTTCGTTTATAAGGGTTGGAGCTTTTGCCTTAAATCACGTGGGATTATTTCTGGCCTTTGCTACTATGGCTAATATGATTAGCTCAAAGATAGCGGGTCTGGGTTTGCTGGTATTGGGCAATGTAGTGATAATAGCTCTGGAAGGCTTGATTGTATTTATACAGGCCTTAAGGCTTGAATACTATGAGCTTTTTAGCAAGTACTATTCTGGGGACGGTATAGAGTACAATCCTGTGCACTTGTAAAATATGATAAAATAATATTAATCTGATGGGAGGAATGAAAATGTATATGATTGTTTATATAGCCGCATTGGTGGCATTATCTACTGTGGGTGCTGGCATTTACATTTATTGTCGTGGGAAAGGATTCTTTGCGCATAAGTTCAACAGATGGTTTAAAACCAGTGTATTTTTCTTTGCTACTCTTATAGGCGTTTTTTTGATATTTTTGATCCCTGATGTAGTACAGGCAGCTACTCAAAATAATGGGACGGGATACGGCTTTATAGCAGCGGCCTTATCTACAGGTCTTGCCACCATAGGTGCAGGGTATGCCGTTGGAGCTGTGGGTTCTTCAGCATTGGGAGCGGTTTCTGAGGATCCTAAGATATTAGGTAAAACGCTGATATTTGTAGGGCTTGCTGAAGGAATAGCCATATATGGCCTTATTGTTTCAATTATGATATTGGGTCAGATGTAAGGTGTAGCTTATGAAGATGTTTTTGATAAGTGATAATACGGATACTCTTACAGGTATGCGACTGGCGGGGATAGAGGGTATTGTACTTCATCAAAGAGAAGAGGTATTAGAGCGATTAAAACAACTTATAGAAGATAAGGACATAGGGATTATACTTATTACAGAATTGCTAGCCGAGAAGATACGGGATGAATTAAAGGAAATAAGGCTCTCTACGGCTACTCCGATTATCGTGGAAATACCTGATAGACATGGGAGTAGACGGCCTCTCGACTTTATAACAGGATACATAAGGGAATCTATAGGTATAAAGATTTGAGGTGATTTATATGGCGTCAACTACTATTGAAGATAAGATAGCACTTTTCAGCAAGCTTCTTTTTGAAAAAATAGATAAAGAATACAGCGAAAAAGTTGAGAAGTTGGAGAAGAACTTTATGAAACAGTACGAAGATTTAAAAAGAGAACTGGAGAAAAAGAAAAAACAGGCTATAGAGCAGATGTCAAAAAGAGCAATGATCAAGAGACAGCAGATGGTATCTAAAGCCAGATATGATCAAAACTACGCCATTTTAAAAAAGAAAGAAGAATTTGTTGCTCGTGTTATGGAGGATCTTAAAAGCTATGCTTTGGAGTATACAAAGACAGATGAATATAAAGATTATTTAAAAAATCATATACAGCAGGTATCGGCAAAGCTGCAGCATGAGGCATTTATAACATATTATTTTACAAAGAGGGATATAGAGAATTTTGGCAATGACATCGTCAATTGGCTACAATCCATAAGAGGTAGCGATCGGTTTTCCATAGAATATGATTCTGAAAATATAATAGGAGGATTTTTGGCTCAATACGGGGAAAAAGTATTAGATGCCACAATAAAAACCGCTATTGAGGATAGTCGACAGCTAATAGGGCAACTTTTGGAAGAGAGGCTGGGAGAGGGGTGAGATAAATGGCTGAGGAAAAAAGAGGCTATATAGTATATATTAATGGGCCTGTGGTAAAAGCAAGAGGTATGCAAGGTTTTCAGATGAGGGAAATGGTTCTGGTGGGAGAAAAAAAGCTCATAGGAGAAATTATCTCCCTTGAAGGGGATATAGGCACTATTCAGGTGTATGAGGAAACATCGGGGTTAAAAACTAATGAACTGGTTATAGGTATGGGTAAACCCCTTTCTGTCAAGCTTGGTCCTGGCATAATCGGGAATGTTTTTGACGGCATAGAAAGGCCGCTATCCCAAATATTAGAGCGTGGTTCTTTCATACCAGAGGGTATAGGTTTGATATCCATTGACCCTACAAAGAAATGGGATGTGGAGGTCCTTGTGAAAGAAGGTGACGTCCTGGCAAGCGGCGATGTTTACGCAAGGGTAGAAGAAACATCGATGATCACACATAAATTACTAGTACCTCCTGGTATAAAAGGAACTGTGGTTTTTGCAGAAAAAAGCGGATCATACAATATAGAACATACCCTTGTCATCTTAAAAGATGGGTCAGTAGAGCACCGACTTCTGATGTACAGCGAATGGCCTGTCAGAATACCCAGGCCGGTAAAAGAGAGAATGCCTATTAATAAACTTCTAGTTACGGGGCAAAGGGTTATTGATACCTTTTTCCCCCTGGCTAAAGGAGGAACTGCTGCTATACCGGGTGGGTTCGGGACAGGCAAGACCATAACTCAGCATCAACTGGCTAAGTGGAGCGATGCTGATATAATAGTGTATATAGGCTGCGGTGAAAGGGGCAATGAGATAACAGAGGTATTAGAAGATTTTCCTGAGTTACAAGATCCCAGGAATGGAAAACCTCTTATGGATAGGACGGTGCTTATCGCCAATACCTCCAATATGCCGGTGGCAGCCAGGGAAGCTTCGATATATACGGGTATTACCATAGCAGAATATTTTAGAGATATGGGGTACAATATAGCTGTTATGGCTGATTCTACGTCCAGATGGGCTGAGGCGCTGAGAGAAATTGCTGGCAGACTGGAAGAAATGCCGGCAGAGGAAGGCTATCCCGCTTATCTTGCATCAAGGCTGGCTCAGTTTTATGAAAGAGCTGGTTATGTAAAGACGTTAGGAGGGGCTGAGGGGTCTATTACTATCATAGGCGCGGTCTCGCCGGCGAGTGGCGACTTTTCAGAACCAGTTACTCAGGCCACTAAAAGGATGGTAGGAGCATTTTTAGCACTTGATAGAGAGCTGGCCCATGCAAGACACTTTCCGGCTATCAACTGGCTTTCTTCTTACAGTGGTTATGTGGCTATGCTGGCGGATTGGTATAGGGAAAATGTGGCAGAAGATATGTTAGAGTTAAGAGAAAAAATGCTGGGCATATTACAAGAAGAAGATAACCTTATGGAAATAGTTAAGCTGGTAGGAGAAGATGTGCTTCCAGATGAACAAAGGCTCATTTTGGAAATTGCTAAGATTATTAAAAGAGGATATCTCCAGCAGAATGCCTATCATAGGGATGATTCTTATGTATCCTTATGGAGGCAATATAGGATGCTTAAAGTTATAGACAGACTTTATACCAGGTCTAGCATTTGTGTTAAGAAAGGTATTCCTCTTTCAAAGGTAAGAAATGATAGGTTATTTTCGCAGATCGTATCTATGAAATACAATGCTGGAGAAGACGATCCGGGATATTTTGATGGTTTAATAGATGAGATAGATGAATATTATAACAAGCTTGAAAGCACTTACGGTGAAGGCGGTGAAGACAGTGCGAACCCGGTATATTAAACTGGAGGAAGTCAAGGGCCCTCTAATCGTTTTAGACGGTGTAAGTGATGTAGCTTACGATGAAATAGTGGATATTGAGGTCAAAGGCCAGGGCCATAAGAAAGGGAAGGTAGTACAGATAGATGGTCAAAAGGTCATTATACAGGTATTTGAAGGGACGAGCGGCATTTCTTTGGACAATTGTAGTGTGAGCTTTACAGGTAAACCTATGGATATCCCTTTGTCCAAGAACATATTAGGAAGAATATTTAATGGCATTGCAGAACCTATCGATGGAGCGGGAGAAATATATTCTTCTAAGCGATATAATATAAATGGACGGCCTATGAATCCGGTGGCGCGGCGTTATCCCAGAAACTATATACAGACAGGGATATCTGCCATTGACGGTCTGACTACCCTCATAAGAGGGCAGAAACTACCCATATTTTCTGAAGATGGGCTGCCACATAATCAGCTGGCTGTTCAGATCATAAATCAGGCGAGCATATCTTCCGAAGAGGGTGATGATTTTGCTATCGTATTTGCGGCAATGGGTATAAAACATGATGAAGCGGATTTTTTTAGGGTAAACTTTGAAAAATCTGGTGTTTTAGAGAGGGTGGTTATGTATATAAACCTGGCCGATGATCCTATTGTAGAGAGAATAATAACCCCCAGGTGTGCTCTCACGGCTGCCGAATACCTTGCCTTAGAAGAGGGCATGCATGTGTTGGTGGTGATGACGGATATGACCAGCTACTGTGAGGCATTAAGGGAAATGTCTTCTGCCAGGGAAGAAGTGCCATCAAGAAAAGGATATCCCGGTTATATGTATTCGGATCTGGCCAGCTTATATGAGAGGGCAGGTATGCTGAAAGACTCTAAAGGCAGTATCACACAGATTCCTATACTCACCATGCCCAATGACGATATAACTCATCCTGTGCCTGATTTGACAGGATATATAACCGAAGGGCAGATCGTGCTGGACAGAAACTTGTTTCAAAGAGGCATATATCCACCCATCAATGTATTGCCATCTCTTTCCAGACTTATGAAAGATGGTATAGGTGCAGAGTATACCAGAGAAGATCATGGGGATGTAGCCAATCAACTTTTTTCTGCGTATTCTCATGTTCAGGAGGTAAGAGCTCTGGCTCAGGTTATAGGGGAAGACGAGCTTTCTGATATTGATAAAAGGTATATGGAGTTTGGCAGGCGCTTTGAGCAGACTTTTGTAAGGCAGGGGTTTGATGAAAACAGGGATATAATTACAACACTGGACTTGATGTGGGAGCTTTTATCTATATTGCCTAAAGGTGAACTTACCCGAATAGATCCAGTGCTTATTGAT is a genomic window of Caldanaerobius fijiensis DSM 17918 containing:
- a CDS encoding V-type ATP synthase subunit F, translated to MKMFLISDNTDTLTGMRLAGIEGIVLHQREEVLERLKQLIEDKDIGIILITELLAEKIRDELKEIRLSTATPIIVEIPDRHGSRRPLDFITGYIRESIGIKI
- a CDS encoding V-type ATP synthase subunit E family protein encodes the protein MASTTIEDKIALFSKLLFEKIDKEYSEKVEKLEKNFMKQYEDLKRELEKKKKQAIEQMSKRAMIKRQQMVSKARYDQNYAILKKKEEFVARVMEDLKSYALEYTKTDEYKDYLKNHIQQVSAKLQHEAFITYYFTKRDIENFGNDIVNWLQSIRGSDRFSIEYDSENIIGGFLAQYGEKVLDATIKTAIEDSRQLIGQLLEERLGEG
- a CDS encoding V-type ATP synthase subunit B, which produces MNIITSLKALTVKAVKTVRTRYIKLEEVKGPLIVLDGVSDVAYDEIVDIEVKGQGHKKGKVVQIDGQKVIIQVFEGTSGISLDNCSVSFTGKPMDIPLSKNILGRIFNGIAEPIDGAGEIYSSKRYNINGRPMNPVARRYPRNYIQTGISAIDGLTTLIRGQKLPIFSEDGLPHNQLAVQIINQASISSEEGDDFAIVFAAMGIKHDEADFFRVNFEKSGVLERVVMYINLADDPIVERIITPRCALTAAEYLALEEGMHVLVVMTDMTSYCEALREMSSAREEVPSRKGYPGYMYSDLASLYERAGMLKDSKGSITQIPILTMPNDDITHPVPDLTGYITEGQIVLDRNLFQRGIYPPINVLPSLSRLMKDGIGAEYTREDHGDVANQLFSAYSHVQEVRALAQVIGEDELSDIDKRYMEFGRRFEQTFVRQGFDENRDIITTLDLMWELLSILPKGELTRIDPVLIDKYYRG
- a CDS encoding V-type ATP synthase subunit I codes for the protein MAVERMKVIGIIGPISDLNKCLREVILNGSVHIINAFNYINTTNFALSPSEDHVEALEEIPYLKPYSSKVDFSEDERMIKTLLDVFEIDDSIKQEYVKGDYDYGEYIKEIKALYAKVEKDIEEIKKQMEYIRNATNYISNLQLLKDFNVDIDSLVNMKHFSFKLMSFSIENFQKLRKNYENIPAIVKRIATSQGNVIAYAVVPKILEETAERIFSSLNYTELNLPGGYKGNATTIVNALKKEIEDYNNEIERLRGSLAAIKSQYIESLKQAKARLTMEKNIEALKEDIAFGKKLFFMFGFVPVSKVNGLNKLLNDLFGPSIITVVEDVKGTNPVIVPPTRLINLKIFKPFEYLVKMYGVPSYNEVDPTAFFAITYLLLFGAMFGDIGQGFVILLAGLLLTAKLKGSDFGGILIELGASSMFFGILYGSVFGLEHVLDAVLVRPMLNINTMLMAAVVIGIILMSVSFIISLINNKRKGDLEEGVFGRNGIAGLIFYWVLLLTILCVINGVQKYVGYLIVVMLLLLALMVFKQPIANGLRRRGILYEGPVADYYIEEGFGVIETLLSMVSNTISFIRVGAFALNHVGLFLAFATMANMISSKIAGLGLLVLGNVVIIALEGLIVFIQALRLEYYELFSKYYSGDGIEYNPVHL
- a CDS encoding ATP synthase subunit C, giving the protein MYMIVYIAALVALSTVGAGIYIYCRGKGFFAHKFNRWFKTSVFFFATLIGVFLIFLIPDVVQAATQNNGTGYGFIAAALSTGLATIGAGYAVGAVGSSALGAVSEDPKILGKTLIFVGLAEGIAIYGLIVSIMILGQM
- a CDS encoding V-type ATP synthase subunit A codes for the protein MAEEKRGYIVYINGPVVKARGMQGFQMREMVLVGEKKLIGEIISLEGDIGTIQVYEETSGLKTNELVIGMGKPLSVKLGPGIIGNVFDGIERPLSQILERGSFIPEGIGLISIDPTKKWDVEVLVKEGDVLASGDVYARVEETSMITHKLLVPPGIKGTVVFAEKSGSYNIEHTLVILKDGSVEHRLLMYSEWPVRIPRPVKERMPINKLLVTGQRVIDTFFPLAKGGTAAIPGGFGTGKTITQHQLAKWSDADIIVYIGCGERGNEITEVLEDFPELQDPRNGKPLMDRTVLIANTSNMPVAAREASIYTGITIAEYFRDMGYNIAVMADSTSRWAEALREIAGRLEEMPAEEGYPAYLASRLAQFYERAGYVKTLGGAEGSITIIGAVSPASGDFSEPVTQATKRMVGAFLALDRELAHARHFPAINWLSSYSGYVAMLADWYRENVAEDMLELREKMLGILQEEDNLMEIVKLVGEDVLPDEQRLILEIAKIIKRGYLQQNAYHRDDSYVSLWRQYRMLKVIDRLYTRSSICVKKGIPLSKVRNDRLFSQIVSMKYNAGEDDPGYFDGLIDEIDEYYNKLESTYGEGGEDSANPVY